The stretch of DNA CAACATTGCCGAACCAACCGGCCAGAAAAATGGCTGGTGAGATATCCGGGTTAATGGATTTTTCCCTGAAAAACAGCCCATCTGCGTCCAAAATGTGCCGGGTGGGGAAAAGTTTTACATGGGCGCCGCGAATTGGTATACTCTCCGTACTTTGTCCGGATGTCTCCCCGCCGGGAGAAAATGGCAGTATTCACAAATTGTGGCTGCGGCCAGACCGGATAGAACCCCAGCACGATTCGATTCAAGGGATTGAGGCAACTATGGCGTCGCTTATCGAAAGCATTGTGTCGCTGGAAGCGCAGGCGAATCAGGTGGTGGAGCAGGCCCGGCTGGAGGCGAAACGGCTGGAGGCGGAGGCGGAGGCGCAGATTGCGGAGAACCGGAAAACGGTTGCGGGGGCGGTGGAGCGCCGGGTGGAGGAATGCCGCGCCCAGACCGAAGCCCGTGTGGCGGAGGAACTGGCCGCCGCTGAGCGGGCGCATGAGGCGGCCAGGGCGAAGCTGCAATCGCTTCCCGCGGACAAGGTAAAGGCGCAGGTGCGCGTGATTCTGGACCGGCTTCAGGCCGGACTGGGCGGCGGAGCGTGATCCGATGGCCATAGACCGAATGAAAAAAATGACCGTGGTCTGCGAAAAAAGCCCCACAACGCGGCTTTTCAAGCGGCTTTTTGAGCTGGGTGCGGTGGAGGTGACCAATGCGGCTCGGGTGCTCAGGGAGGCCGGGGAGCAGTTGCAGCCCTATGAGGTGTCCACCGACGAGTGCGACCCCCCCCTGCAAAAGCTGGGGCTGATACTGACCCTGCTAGACGCGTTCGCCCCGGAGCAGCAGTCCTTCATCAAGGGGCTGGCGCCGGTGCCGCTGCTGGTGGACCGCGCGGAACTGGACACGGCGGTCAGCAAGTTCGATCTGGAGGAGGTCTTCAAGACCGCCCGCGACCTGGACGAGCAGCACCGCCACAATGAGCATGTGCGGGGCGACATCCAGACGCAGTTGGAGGAGTTGACCCTGTTCCAGGGGCTTTCCGCCGCCGCAAAAGACATCCGCGGGCTCACCCGCGCCCGGGTGCTTTTCGGGCAACTGCCCCAGGACCGCTTTGCCGAGTTTGAAAACCACCCCGGAACCTGCGACCTCCTCGCATGGGAGACCATGCAGGGCGGAACCGCCAAAAACGCCCCCGTGCGGCTGATGGCCGCCTTCGCGGCGGACCGGGAGGAGGAGGCGCGGTCCCTGATCGCCTCCCTGGGATTCGAGGAAACCCCGCTTCCCGCCATTGAGGGAAAGGTGGACGAGCGGATTTTCGACCTGCGCGGGGATTTGGCGCGGACCGCCGAAACGGCGGCGCGCATCCAGGCGGAGGTCGTGAAACTGGCGGAGCACCGCCGGACCCTCCAGGTGCTCAAGGCGTTCTGGGAGGGCCGGAAACGGCGCATTTTGGCGAAGACGCAGAGCGTCCACGGCGAGTGGGTCAGCGTTCTGACGGGCTATGTCCGCGAGGCGGACGCCCCGATGCTGCTCGAGATGCTGGAGAGGGAGTTCCCCGGCGCCTCGTGCGAGCTGGCCGACCCGGACCCCGATGACGACGTGCCTGTGAACCTGACGGAGTCCAAGCTGACGGCCCCGCTGAAGCTGCTCACGGGCATGTTCGGCCTGCCCGCCTACGGCGCCTTCGACCCGTCCCCGTTCATGCTGGTGAATTTCTACGTGTTCTTCGGCATCTGCTTCAGCGACGCGGCCTACGGCATCATGCTGATGCTGCTCAGCTCCCACATCATCCGCAAAACCCGCGACTACGAGGGCGTGAACAACTTCGCGCGCCTCCTTTTCTTTGCGGGCGTGTCCACGACCTTCTTCGGGTTCGCCATGGGCTCCTTCTTCGGCGACCTCTACAAGGCCTCCTTCGTGCCCCAAAACAACCCCCTGGCCTGGCTGATGTCCAAGGTCACCATCCTTGACCCGCAGGTCAAGGTGATGCCCGCCCTGGGCATCGCCCTCGGCCTGGGCATCGCCAACCAGTTCTACGGCATCGGCCTGAAAATGTACGGCGCGCTGAAGGCGGGCGACAAAACCACGGCGGTCTGCGACGGGCTCCTCTGGCTCATCGCCCTGCCGGGCTTCGTGATTCTCGCCGCCACCATGTTCGTCCCCGGCATTCCCGGCGCGGTGGGCACCCTGGGCATCGCGCTGTTCGCGGTGGGCGCCCTGGGCCTGGTCCTCACCCAGGGCCGCGACGCGCAGGGCATCGTCGCCAAACTGGGCACGGGCGTGATGAGCATCTACGGCATCGTGGGGTCCTACGGGCTCACGGCGTTCCTGGGTGACGTCATGTCCTACTGCCGCCTTTTGGCGCTGGGCCTGACCACGGGCATCCTGGCCGTCTCTTTCAACATGATCGCCGGCATGCTCTGGGACATTCCCGCCGTTGGCCCCGTCCTCACGGTGCTGGTGCTGGTGCTGGCGCACATCTTCAACTTCATGATCAACGTGCTGGGCGCCTTCGTCCACGCGATGCGTCTGCTGTTCGTCGAATGGTTCGGCCGCTTCTACGAGGGCGGCGGACGGGCGTTCGAGCCCCTCGGCTTTGACACGCCCGCGGCCATATTGAAGAAGACGGCCCCGGGGGCCTGAATTTGGAACACACTGCGGCCCGGCGTGTTGCCGGCGCGGCGATGAAGCATGCCGGAAGACATCCGGGACACCTTTAGCGGAGGTTGACAATGGATTTGACAGCATTGAGCGCGGGATTGACGTTTGCGGGCGCGGGGCTTGCCGTGGGCATGGGATGCGCGGGCTCCGCCAAGGGCATCGGCACGGCGGCCCAGGCCGCAGCCGGGGTGCTGAGCGAGAAGCCCCACCTCTTTGGCCGGCTGCTCGTGCTGCTGGCGCTGCCGGGCACGCAGGGCTTCTACGGCTTCATCATGATGATGATGATCGTCACGAACACCGGGCTGCCCACGACCATCAACACGGGCATTTCCCTGTTCTTCATGGGCTTCGGCGTGGGCCTCGCCCTGCTGATGTCGGCGATCTGGCAGGGCCAGGCGTCGGCCGCCGCCATCGGCCTGGTCTCCCGCCGCGAGTCCGACTTCGGCCGCAGCCTGATCCTGCCGGCCATGGTGGAGACCTACGCGGTGGTCGGCCTGCTGGCGGGCATTCTCGCGCTGAACTTCATCCGTTAATTGAAGCGGCGTCGGGTGCGACGACGGAAAAGGATGGCTTGCGATGGCGATGGACGCAATTAGCCGGTCCGTGCTGGAATCGGCGCAGAAAGAGGCCGACCGGATGCTTGAAAAGGCCCGCAAGGCCGCCGAGGCGCGGGTGAACTCCGCCCGCGAGGCGGCCGAGCAGGACGGCGAGCGCCGCTTTCAGGCGGCGGCCCGCGCCCTCGACGAGGAGGGCGCCCGCCGGGTGATCCGGGCAAAGGGCGGCCACAGCAAGGAACTGCTGGCGGCGCGGAACGCGCGGCTCGCCGAGGTCTTTGCCGAGGCCAAAAAGGCCGTCCTGGGCCTCCCCGCCGCGGAGTACGGAAAGATGATGGGCGGGCTTCTCGGGGCCGCCGCGGGCGGCGGCGCCGGAACCGTTCGCTTCCACCCCGAAGACGGGGCGGTGTTCACCCCCCTTCTGGCGGAGCTGAACAAGGGCCGCGCGGCGGACGCGCAGTTGTCCGGGGACGCCTCCCTGAAAGTCAGGGGCGGCTTCATTTTCCAGGCGGGCGCCTACTCGGTGGACCAGACCCTGGACACCCTGCTGGCCGATGTGGAGCGTGAACTGGCGCCGCAGATTGCGGCCAGCCTGTTTGAATAGGGCGTGTGGCGCCGCCGTCCGGCACGGGCGGCGGGTTGAAGGACGCGGACCGAACCAGAACTGGCAAGACGGAACGTGATTACGCTGAGCACAGAAAAAAATGAATGGGGATTCGTCTGCGGGCAGGTGAGCGTGCTCGAGAACGGGCTGCTCCCCAAGGACTTTTTCGCGGGCCTGGCGGGGCTGGAAAAGCTGGACGACCTGCTGCACCGCCTCCAG from Candidatus Hydrogenedentota bacterium encodes:
- a CDS encoding V-type ATP synthase subunit K, whose protein sequence is MDLTALSAGLTFAGAGLAVGMGCAGSAKGIGTAAQAAAGVLSEKPHLFGRLLVLLALPGTQGFYGFIMMMMIVTNTGLPTTINTGISLFFMGFGVGLALLMSAIWQGQASAAAIGLVSRRESDFGRSLILPAMVETYAVVGLLAGILALNFIR